A region of Arabidopsis thaliana chromosome 5, partial sequence DNA encodes the following proteins:
- a CDS encoding N-terminal nucleophile aminohydrolases (Ntn hydrolases) superfamily protein (N-terminal nucleophile aminohydrolases (Ntn hydrolases) superfamily protein; FUNCTIONS IN: asparaginase activity, hydrolase activity; INVOLVED IN: glycoprotein catabolic process; LOCATED IN: endomembrane system; EXPRESSED IN: 21 plant structures; EXPRESSED DURING: 13 growth stages; CONTAINS InterPro DOMAIN/s: Peptidase T2, asparaginase 2 (InterPro:IPR000246); BEST Arabidopsis thaliana protein match is: N-terminal nucleophile aminohydrolases (Ntn hydrolases) superfamily protein (TAIR:AT3G16150.1); Has 35333 Blast hits to 34131 proteins in 2444 species: Archae - 798; Bacteria - 22429; Metazoa - 974; Fungi - 991; Plants - 531; Viruses - 0; Other Eukaryotes - 9610 (source: NCBI BLink).), which produces MARSDVLIFVSTLLLFLSLLTVADAELVKSDKFPVVVSTWPFLEAVRAAWRAVDNGSSAVEAVVEGCSACEELRCDGTVGPGGSPDENGETMIDALVMDGVTMEVGAVAAMRYVKDGIRAAHLVMKYSQHTLLAGEGASAFAISMGLPGPMNLSSPESVKKWSDWKENQCQPNFRKNVVPANDCGPYKPNNSAMNVFVDKSTESCEMGAIEYKPPLVGPHNHDTISMAVIDRMGHIAVGTSTNGATYKIPGRVGDGPIVGSSAYADDEVGGCGATGDGDTMMRFLPCYQVVESMRQGMKPEEAAKDAISRIARKFPDFVGAVVAVDKNGSHAGACYGWTFQYSVQNPDMNDVQVFTVLP; this is translated from the exons GTAGCTGATGCGGAATTGGTGAAATCTGACAAGTTTCCGGTAGTGGTGAGTACTTGGCCTTTCCTTGAAGCTGTTAGAGCTGCTTGGAGAGCAGTTGATAATGGGAGCTCTGCAGTGGAAGCTGTTGTTGAAGGTTGTTCTGCTTGTGAAGAACTTCGTTGTGACGGTACAG TTGGGCCTGGAGGAAGTCCGGATGAGAATGGTGAGACCATGATTGATGCTTTAGTCATGGATGGG GTGACTATGGAGGTTGGAGCTGTTGCTGCAATGCGGTATGTTAAAGACGGTATAAGAGCTGCACATCTAGTGATGAAATACTCTCAACACACGTTGCTTGCCGGAGAAGGAGCATCAGCATTTGCAATCTCCATGGGTCTCCCCGGACCCATGAACCTAAGCTCCCCTGAATCTGTAAAGAAGTGGTCGGACTGGAAAGAGAATCAGTGTCAACCCAATTTCAGGAAGAATGTAGTCCCCGCAAATGACTGTGGACCTTACAAGCCAAACAATAGTGCTATGAATGTTTTTGTAGACAAAAGCACTGAATCTTGCGAGATGGGGGCGATTGAGTATAAACCTCCTCTTGTTGGTCCTCACAATCACGATACGATATCGATGGCTGTCATTGACAGA ATGGGGCATATAGCTGTTGGGACATCGACCAATGGAGCCACATATAAAATTCCTGGAAG GGTTGGTGATGGGCCTATCGTCGGTTCATCAGCCTACGCTGATGATGAAGTAGGTGGATGTGGTGCAACTGGAGATGGTGACACCATGATGCGCTTCCTCCCTTG TTACCAAGTTGTGGAGAGCATGAGACAAGGAATGAAACCAGAAGAAGCTGCTAAAGATGCAATCTCGAGAATCGCAAGGAAGTTTCCAGATTTCGTGGGAGCAGTTGTGGCTGTTGACAAGAACGGATCTCACGCAGGAGCTTGCTATGGCTGGACGTTTCAGTACTCAGTCCAAAACCCTGACATGAACGATGTTCAAGTCTTTACAGTTCTTCCATGA
- a CDS encoding N-terminal nucleophile aminohydrolases (Ntn hydrolases) superfamily protein (N-terminal nucleophile aminohydrolases (Ntn hydrolases) superfamily protein; FUNCTIONS IN: asparaginase activity, hydrolase activity; INVOLVED IN: glycoprotein catabolic process; EXPRESSED IN: 21 plant structures; EXPRESSED DURING: 13 growth stages; CONTAINS InterPro DOMAIN/s: Peptidase T2, asparaginase 2 (InterPro:IPR000246); BEST Arabidopsis thaliana protein match is: N-terminal nucleophile aminohydrolases (Ntn hydrolases) superfamily protein (TAIR:AT3G16150.1); Has 35333 Blast hits to 34131 proteins in 2444 species: Archae - 798; Bacteria - 22429; Metazoa - 974; Fungi - 991; Plants - 531; Viruses - 0; Other Eukaryotes - 9610 (source: NCBI BLink).), with the protein MEVGAVAAMRYVKDGIRAAHLVMKYSQHTLLAGEGASAFAISMGLPGPMNLSSPESVKKWSDWKENQCQPNFRKNVVPANDCGPYKPNNSAMNVFVDKSTESCEMGAIEYKPPLVGPHNHDTISMAVIDRMGHIAVGTSTNGATYKIPGRVGDGPIVGSSAYADDEVGGCGATGDGDTMMRFLPCYQVVESMRQGMKPEEAAKDAISRIARKFPDFVGAVVAVDKNGSHAGACYGWTFQYSVQNPDMNDVQVFTVLP; encoded by the exons ATGGAGGTTGGAGCTGTTGCTGCAATGCGGTATGTTAAAGACGGTATAAGAGCTGCACATCTAGTGATGAAATACTCTCAACACACGTTGCTTGCCGGAGAAGGAGCATCAGCATTTGCAATCTCCATGGGTCTCCCCGGACCCATGAACCTAAGCTCCCCTGAATCTGTAAAGAAGTGGTCGGACTGGAAAGAGAATCAGTGTCAACCCAATTTCAGGAAGAATGTAGTCCCCGCAAATGACTGTGGACCTTACAAGCCAAACAATAGTGCTATGAATGTTTTTGTAGACAAAAGCACTGAATCTTGCGAGATGGGGGCGATTGAGTATAAACCTCCTCTTGTTGGTCCTCACAATCACGATACGATATCGATGGCTGTCATTGACAGA ATGGGGCATATAGCTGTTGGGACATCGACCAATGGAGCCACATATAAAATTCCTGGAAG GGTTGGTGATGGGCCTATCGTCGGTTCATCAGCCTACGCTGATGATGAAGTAGGTGGATGTGGTGCAACTGGAGATGGTGACACCATGATGCGCTTCCTCCCTTG TTACCAAGTTGTGGAGAGCATGAGACAAGGAATGAAACCAGAAGAAGCTGCTAAAGATGCAATCTCGAGAATCGCAAGGAAGTTTCCAGATTTCGTGGGAGCAGTTGTGGCTGTTGACAAGAACGGATCTCACGCAGGAGCTTGCTATGGCTGGACGTTTCAGTACTCAGTCCAAAACCCTGACATGAACGATGTTCAAGTCTTTACAGTTCTTCCATGA